The Microbacterium sp. KUDC0406 genome includes a window with the following:
- a CDS encoding carbohydrate ABC transporter permease, whose product MTETQLMVTGQRRLRRLSDPAPVPSRRAGEPTTRRRIGRLFGYVALIVFAIGLLMPFAWMVLSSLKNANEVFSVPVVWWPETFVWQNYVDIWSKSDMLTWIRNTLLLSVVVTFLQVLTGSFAAYGFARMRFRGRDILFLAYIGTIAVPWQSYMIPQFILLSNLKVSNTLWAIILIQAFGAFGVFLMKQYYETIPEELSEAARLDGLSEYGIWRRIMIPLSVPAIASLTLLTFVNTWNDYLGPLIYLRDPNLWTIQLGLKSFVSNLFDTNYALLFAGLTISVIPIAIIFLLGQKYFVEGIATSGMKG is encoded by the coding sequence ATGACCGAGACCCAGCTCATGGTGACCGGGCAGCGCCGGCTGCGCCGGCTGTCCGACCCCGCGCCCGTCCCGTCCCGCCGCGCCGGGGAGCCGACCACCCGCCGCCGGATCGGCCGGCTCTTCGGATACGTCGCCCTCATCGTGTTCGCGATCGGCCTGCTGATGCCGTTCGCGTGGATGGTGCTCAGCTCGCTGAAGAACGCCAACGAGGTCTTCTCCGTGCCGGTGGTGTGGTGGCCCGAGACCTTCGTCTGGCAGAACTACGTCGACATCTGGTCGAAGTCCGACATGCTCACCTGGATCCGCAACACCCTGCTGCTGTCGGTCGTGGTGACCTTCCTGCAGGTGCTCACCGGATCGTTCGCCGCCTACGGCTTCGCCCGGATGCGCTTCCGCGGTCGCGACATCCTGTTCCTCGCCTACATCGGCACCATCGCGGTGCCGTGGCAGTCGTACATGATCCCGCAGTTCATCCTGCTGTCGAACCTGAAGGTGTCGAACACGCTGTGGGCGATCATCCTGATCCAGGCGTTCGGAGCGTTCGGGGTGTTCCTGATGAAGCAGTACTACGAGACGATCCCGGAGGAGCTCAGCGAGGCGGCCCGCCTGGACGGGCTCAGCGAGTACGGCATCTGGCGGCGCATCATGATCCCCCTGTCGGTGCCCGCGATCGCGAGCCTGACCCTGCTGACGTTCGTGAACACCTGGAACGACTACCTCGGTCCGCTCATCTACCTGCGCGACCCGAACCTGTGGACGATCCAGCTCGGTCTGAAGAGCTTCGTCTCGAACCTCTTCGACACCAACTACGCCCTGCTCTTCGCCGGACTGACGATCTCGGTCATCCCGATCGCGATCATCTTCCTGCTCGGCCAGAAGTACTTCGTCGAGGGCATTGCGACCAGCGGCATGAAGGGATGA
- a CDS encoding DUF624 domain-containing protein, which translates to MRRVAHDTWASILGVLYLGLMVNLLVLIAALPLVVLLMTTDPVHSWPLMAAAAPLAAPALTAAFGAFRAHDEGETHVVRAFWRAWRATVRPALLIGAIVVAVAVVLLVDVRMLADTDAAVVVVPLLLLLVALAAISGLLGLAAVAEVPDARLRDVLRASVVLGVRRWYLQLLSFAVLGVQFGVFTTMPAIAIGITAAPALYVVWANSRHCLRPVLDLDEEPATVPAR; encoded by the coding sequence ATGAGGAGGGTCGCGCACGACACCTGGGCGTCCATCCTCGGGGTGCTCTACCTCGGGCTGATGGTCAACCTGCTCGTGCTCATCGCCGCCCTGCCGCTGGTCGTGCTGCTGATGACCACCGACCCGGTGCACTCCTGGCCGCTGATGGCCGCGGCTGCGCCGCTGGCGGCCCCGGCGCTGACCGCCGCGTTCGGTGCGTTCCGCGCGCACGACGAGGGCGAGACGCACGTGGTCCGCGCGTTCTGGCGGGCCTGGCGGGCCACCGTGCGGCCGGCGCTGCTGATCGGTGCGATCGTGGTCGCCGTGGCGGTCGTGCTGCTGGTCGACGTGCGGATGCTGGCGGACACGGATGCCGCCGTGGTGGTCGTGCCGCTGCTCCTGCTGCTCGTCGCGCTCGCGGCGATCAGCGGGCTGCTCGGTCTCGCCGCGGTCGCCGAGGTGCCGGATGCCCGGCTGCGCGACGTGCTGCGCGCGTCGGTGGTCCTGGGGGTGCGGCGCTGGTACCTCCAGCTGCTGTCGTTCGCCGTGCTGGGCGTGCAGTTCGGCGTGTTCACCACCATGCCGGCCATCGCGATCGGCATCACTGCGGCGCCGGCGCTGTACGTCGTGTGGGCCAACAGTCGGCACTGCCTGCGTCCGGTGCTCGATCTCGACGAGGAGCCGGCGACCGTCCCTGCTCGTTGA
- a CDS encoding hydroxyacid dehydrogenase, with the protein MSNEAFELLFDDSRRERFAALADVRSPMHIADLSDPALSAELDDAEVLITSWGAPRFDAALLQRLPRLRAVFHAAGSVRHHVSEEFWDRGILITTAAEANAVPVAEFTLAAVIFAGKRVLPGLCAPDPDGTGWGGQLQRRSIGNLDRTVGVVGYSRIGRRVVDLLRSLEGVRVLVADPFADAEAVAAAGARLVPLDELLPQADVLSLHAPDLPSTFRMIAAEQLAKLPDGATVINTARGAILDHDALLAECRTGRLDAILDVTDPEPLPAESGLRGLPNVAITPHLAGSLGTETRRLTDAALDELQAYVTGEPPRDPVRAVDLVRSA; encoded by the coding sequence ATGAGCAACGAGGCCTTCGAGCTGCTGTTCGACGACAGCCGGCGCGAGCGCTTCGCCGCCCTGGCGGACGTTCGGTCGCCGATGCACATCGCTGACCTCTCCGACCCCGCGCTGAGCGCCGAGCTCGACGACGCCGAGGTGCTCATCACGTCGTGGGGCGCGCCGCGCTTCGACGCCGCGCTGCTGCAGCGTCTGCCCCGCCTGCGCGCCGTGTTCCACGCCGCCGGCAGCGTGCGCCACCACGTCTCGGAGGAGTTCTGGGATCGCGGCATCCTCATCACCACCGCAGCCGAGGCGAACGCCGTGCCCGTCGCGGAATTCACACTCGCGGCCGTGATCTTCGCGGGCAAGCGCGTGCTGCCCGGCCTGTGCGCACCCGATCCGGACGGCACCGGCTGGGGCGGCCAGCTGCAGCGGCGATCGATCGGCAACCTCGACCGCACCGTCGGCGTCGTGGGCTACTCGCGCATCGGCCGCCGGGTCGTCGATCTGCTCCGCTCGCTCGAGGGGGTCCGCGTGCTCGTCGCCGACCCGTTCGCCGATGCCGAGGCCGTCGCGGCAGCCGGCGCCCGGCTCGTACCGCTCGACGAGCTGCTGCCGCAGGCGGACGTGCTCTCGCTGCACGCACCGGACCTGCCCTCGACCTTCCGCATGATCGCCGCGGAGCAGCTCGCGAAGCTGCCGGACGGCGCCACCGTCATCAACACCGCCCGCGGGGCGATCCTCGACCATGACGCCCTCCTCGCCGAGTGCCGCACGGGGCGTCTGGACGCGATCCTCGACGTGACCGACCCCGAACCGCTCCCTGCCGAATCCGGGCTGCGCGGTCTGCCGAACGTGGCGATCACGCCGCATCTGGCCGGCTCGCTCGGCACCGAGACCCGCCGGCTCACCGACGCGGCCCTCGATGAGCTGCAGGCGTACGTCACCGGTGAGCCGCCGCGCGATCCGGTGCGCGCCGTCGACCTGGTCCGCAGCGCCTGA
- a CDS encoding heparinase II/III family protein — protein sequence MLIRRGTLRELWRRHGRPHGRPRLAAASDREFWQGADAGIRATILGESDRMRADAWPQPLLSQWAAYVRTGDRAAYEAANFTRNRRVRLAVLAAALDATPKRLSEAADGLWFKAEQTTWCWPAHDDAFARGLMVPDTARPCVDLGAGEDAALIAWSVLVLGERLDEFSPGLRDRLAAEVRTRVLEPFVVRRDWPWEGTEEHVHNWAPWIHSNLLPAAVAFADDELRAQVFALCVDGLDRYLAQLPADGAIDEGFGYWWQGAARAFDALALLDDLSDGAIRRALPSQLGGLAELARFPQRMRLGHGWFASFSDAEARADAGVAWHALFRAARLCGLDDVAAFAAAERSGPLCGLDDGVHAGLGRMLAELADREWAAAATVSLAAEPVSWVAEPVSWAAEPVSGVAEPVEAPEPGSLDGLGTPHASEPVLLSSIGLGIRSSEGITVVAKGGHNGENHNHNDLGSIAVAVGGIPLLPDLGRAEYTAQTFSDRRWELWNVRSDWHSAPMPRGARQLPGAQWRAELTAIEAGWTIELADAYPEADPWKRTVVLADGMLRVVDEGAAVADPATRIVVVCTGVPASVEGGLLVPGREGSPDLLLTHDTAGVEIETVEVVDPHLRTSWGDTVSRILFAPECGSRWEMRGEIR from the coding sequence ATGCTGATCCGACGCGGGACTCTGCGCGAACTGTGGCGCCGACACGGTCGTCCGCACGGACGGCCGCGCCTGGCCGCGGCATCCGATCGTGAGTTCTGGCAGGGCGCGGATGCCGGCATCCGCGCGACGATCCTGGGCGAGTCCGACCGGATGCGGGCGGACGCCTGGCCGCAGCCGCTGCTGTCGCAGTGGGCGGCCTATGTCCGCACCGGAGACAGAGCCGCGTACGAGGCGGCGAACTTCACGCGCAATCGCCGCGTGCGCCTCGCCGTGCTCGCCGCCGCACTCGACGCGACCCCGAAGCGTCTCTCCGAGGCGGCGGATGGACTGTGGTTCAAGGCGGAACAGACCACCTGGTGCTGGCCCGCGCACGACGACGCGTTCGCGCGCGGACTGATGGTGCCCGACACGGCGCGCCCCTGCGTCGATCTCGGCGCCGGCGAGGATGCCGCGCTCATCGCCTGGTCGGTACTGGTGCTGGGGGAGCGGCTGGACGAGTTCTCGCCCGGACTGCGCGATCGTCTCGCGGCGGAGGTGCGCACGCGTGTGCTGGAGCCGTTCGTCGTCCGCCGCGACTGGCCGTGGGAGGGCACCGAGGAGCACGTCCACAACTGGGCCCCCTGGATCCACAGCAACCTGCTGCCCGCCGCCGTCGCCTTCGCCGATGACGAGCTCCGCGCGCAGGTCTTCGCGCTGTGCGTGGACGGCCTGGACCGGTACCTCGCACAGCTGCCCGCGGACGGGGCGATCGACGAGGGCTTCGGATACTGGTGGCAGGGAGCCGCACGCGCCTTCGACGCGCTGGCGCTGCTCGACGACCTCAGCGACGGCGCCATCCGTCGTGCGCTGCCGTCGCAGCTCGGCGGGCTCGCCGAACTCGCCCGGTTCCCGCAGCGGATGCGGCTCGGTCACGGCTGGTTCGCGAGCTTCTCCGATGCCGAGGCGCGTGCCGACGCGGGCGTCGCCTGGCACGCGCTCTTCCGCGCGGCCCGGCTGTGCGGGCTGGACGACGTGGCGGCGTTCGCCGCCGCCGAGCGCTCCGGGCCGCTGTGCGGCCTCGATGACGGCGTGCACGCCGGACTGGGGCGCATGCTCGCGGAGCTCGCAGACCGGGAATGGGCCGCCGCCGCGACCGTCTCCTTGGCTGCTGAGCCTGTCTCCTGGGTCGCTGAGCCTGTCTCCTGGGCCGCTGAGCCTGTCTCTGGGGTCGCTGAGCCTGTCGAAGCGCCGGAACCGGGGTCCCTCGACGGGCTCGGGACCCCGCATGCGTCGGAGCCGGTGCTGCTGAGCTCAATCGGTCTCGGGATCCGCTCCTCCGAGGGGATCACCGTCGTCGCCAAGGGCGGACACAACGGCGAGAACCACAACCACAACGACCTCGGCTCCATCGCGGTCGCCGTCGGCGGCATCCCGCTGCTGCCCGATCTGGGTCGGGCGGAGTACACCGCGCAGACGTTCTCCGATCGCCGGTGGGAGCTGTGGAACGTGCGCAGCGACTGGCACTCCGCGCCGATGCCGCGCGGGGCGCGTCAGCTGCCCGGCGCGCAGTGGCGGGCCGAGCTGACCGCGATCGAGGCCGGCTGGACGATCGAACTCGCCGACGCTTATCCGGAAGCGGACCCCTGGAAGCGCACCGTCGTGCTGGCTGACGGGATGCTCCGCGTTGTGGACGAGGGCGCGGCGGTCGCGGACCCCGCGACCCGCATCGTGGTCGTCTGCACCGGCGTGCCGGCATCCGTCGAAGGAGGCCTGCTCGTGCCGGGCAGGGAAGGGTCGCCGGACCTGCTGCTGACGCACGACACGGCAGGCGTCGAGATCGAGACCGTCGAGGTGGTCGATCCGCACCTGCGCACATCCTGGGGCGACACGGTGTCGCGCATCCTGTTCGCTCCCGAGTGCGGGAGCCGGTGGGAGATGAGAGGGGAGATCCGATGA
- a CDS encoding substrate-binding domain-containing protein, producing the protein MTDDASKPVFGIARRERIMDELRVSGAVRVADLAREFDVSELTIRRDIGELADRGLVTRVHGGATLRSRLDTTVTPRAALDAPRYRVGMIVPSLSYYWPQVVIGARAAATELGVQLVLRGASYEAADQRRQIASLIDSGGFHGLIVAPENQGPDGYALLNWLESLPIPVVLAERRAPTSLALTSLEWVTTDHVFGGALAASHLASLGHRRVGILTSRQSPTSWQLRRGWARAVEELGLESVIDLDASLDYMEGPERARFADDLIEQVKTTGVTGMMIHSDPQALLVEQHLIDSGLSVPDDLSIIAYDDEVAENASPPITALAPPKPHVGRRAVEVMLARLTEGPERPVERVQVVPVLHERESTAPLQR; encoded by the coding sequence ATGACCGATGACGCATCGAAGCCCGTGTTCGGCATAGCCCGGCGCGAGCGGATCATGGATGAGCTGCGCGTTTCCGGAGCGGTGCGCGTGGCCGACCTGGCCCGTGAGTTCGACGTGTCCGAGCTGACCATCCGGCGCGACATCGGCGAGCTCGCCGATCGCGGACTGGTCACCCGTGTGCACGGCGGCGCGACTTTGCGCAGCCGCCTGGACACGACTGTGACCCCGCGCGCCGCGCTCGACGCGCCCCGGTATCGCGTGGGCATGATCGTTCCGTCGCTGAGCTACTACTGGCCCCAGGTCGTCATCGGCGCGCGCGCCGCCGCGACCGAGCTCGGGGTGCAGCTGGTGCTGCGCGGGGCGAGCTACGAGGCCGCGGATCAGCGCCGCCAGATCGCCTCACTGATCGACTCCGGAGGGTTCCACGGCCTCATCGTCGCGCCCGAGAACCAGGGGCCGGACGGGTACGCGCTGCTGAACTGGCTGGAGAGCCTGCCGATCCCCGTCGTGCTCGCCGAGCGGCGCGCTCCCACCTCGCTGGCGCTGACCAGCCTGGAATGGGTGACCACCGATCACGTCTTCGGCGGTGCTCTCGCGGCATCGCACCTGGCATCCCTCGGGCATCGGAGGGTGGGCATCCTGACGTCGCGCCAGTCCCCGACGTCGTGGCAGCTGCGCCGGGGCTGGGCGAGGGCGGTCGAGGAGCTCGGGCTCGAATCCGTGATCGATCTGGATGCGTCGCTGGACTACATGGAGGGTCCCGAGCGCGCCCGCTTCGCCGACGACCTGATCGAGCAGGTGAAGACCACGGGCGTCACGGGCATGATGATCCACTCCGACCCGCAGGCACTGCTCGTCGAGCAGCACCTGATCGACAGCGGACTGTCGGTGCCGGACGACCTGTCGATCATCGCCTACGACGACGAGGTCGCCGAGAACGCCTCGCCGCCGATCACGGCGCTGGCCCCGCCGAAACCCCACGTCGGACGCCGCGCTGTCGAGGTGATGCTCGCCCGCCTCACCGAGGGGCCGGAACGGCCGGTGGAGCGGGTGCAGGTGGTGCCGGTGCTGCACGAGAGGGAGTCGACGGCGCCCCTGCAGCGCTGA
- a CDS encoding MDR family MFS transporter, producing MNSTTHSTAEKRSAREIFTAISGLIVGMFVAVLSGTVVSTSLPVIVADLGGTQAQYTWVITASLLATAISTPIWGKLSDLLDRKVLVQLSLVLFTVGTVIAGFSQDINMLIAMRVVQGLGVGGLMSLVMVAVALIISPRERGKYMGVVGGIMAFATIGGPLLGGFLTDVWGWRSNFWIGVPFAIVALILLQFTLHLPKPQAKKVSIDYFGVVLLAVGVAGLLIWVSMGGQQFDWGSMTSYVLAIGSAVVLVAFVIVEFFVKEPIVPMTLFRNRTFTLSVLASIAIGVSMFATSVFLAQYFQLARGATPTESGLMTIPMIVGQMGASIIIGQLVSRFGKWKGWMMLGSVLALVGVYLMSTLKYDTPYALVAVFMFVLGAGLGMVMQNLTLIVQNDTPPQQLGAASSGVNFFRTIAGTIGVTIMGSVLATNVTAYIKDGFAGFTPTSPEELEALKALGSGDVPKMSSLPESIRNIVESAYGSGIADAFFLAVPLAVLGIIAIAFIKNKPLSTKNAAEELRDRAEESAIEVADAEVGAYTPTGSIRTVSAQDAAPSTGSVAVLEREDEERGR from the coding sequence TTGAACTCCACTACACACTCCACGGCCGAGAAGCGCTCGGCCCGCGAGATCTTCACCGCGATCTCCGGCCTCATCGTCGGAATGTTCGTGGCCGTGCTCTCGGGCACGGTCGTGTCGACCTCGCTTCCCGTCATCGTCGCCGACCTCGGCGGCACGCAGGCCCAGTACACCTGGGTCATCACCGCGAGCCTGCTCGCCACCGCGATCTCCACGCCGATCTGGGGCAAGCTCTCCGATCTGCTCGATCGCAAGGTGCTCGTGCAGCTGTCGCTCGTCCTGTTCACGGTCGGAACCGTGATCGCGGGCTTCTCGCAGGACATCAACATGCTCATCGCGATGCGCGTGGTGCAGGGTCTCGGCGTCGGCGGCCTGATGTCGCTGGTGATGGTCGCGGTCGCGCTGATCATCTCTCCCCGTGAACGAGGCAAGTACATGGGCGTCGTCGGCGGCATCATGGCCTTCGCGACCATCGGCGGTCCGCTGCTCGGCGGCTTCCTCACCGACGTGTGGGGCTGGCGCTCCAACTTCTGGATCGGCGTGCCGTTCGCGATCGTCGCCCTGATCCTGCTGCAGTTCACGCTGCACCTGCCCAAGCCGCAGGCCAAGAAGGTCTCCATCGACTACTTCGGCGTCGTGCTTCTCGCGGTCGGCGTCGCCGGCCTGCTGATCTGGGTCTCCATGGGCGGCCAGCAGTTCGACTGGGGCTCGATGACCAGCTACGTCCTCGCCATCGGCTCCGCAGTGGTGCTCGTCGCGTTCGTGATCGTCGAGTTCTTCGTCAAGGAGCCGATCGTTCCGATGACGCTGTTCCGCAACCGCACCTTCACGCTGTCGGTCCTGGCGTCGATCGCGATCGGCGTCTCGATGTTCGCCACCTCGGTGTTCCTCGCGCAGTACTTCCAGCTGGCGCGTGGCGCCACGCCGACCGAGTCGGGTCTGATGACGATCCCGATGATCGTCGGCCAGATGGGCGCGTCGATCATCATCGGCCAGCTGGTCAGCCGGTTCGGCAAGTGGAAGGGCTGGATGATGCTGGGCTCGGTGCTCGCCCTCGTCGGCGTGTACCTGATGTCCACGCTGAAGTACGACACCCCTTACGCCCTCGTCGCGGTCTTCATGTTCGTGCTCGGCGCGGGCCTCGGCATGGTCATGCAGAACCTGACCCTGATCGTGCAGAACGACACCCCGCCGCAGCAGCTCGGCGCCGCCTCGTCGGGCGTGAACTTCTTCCGCACGATCGCCGGCACCATTGGCGTGACCATCATGGGCTCGGTGCTGGCCACCAACGTCACCGCGTACATCAAGGACGGCTTCGCCGGCTTCACGCCCACCTCTCCGGAGGAGCTCGAGGCGTTGAAGGCGCTCGGCTCGGGTGATGTGCCGAAGATGTCGTCGCTGCCGGAATCGATCCGCAACATCGTCGAGTCGGCCTACGGCAGCGGCATCGCGGATGCGTTCTTCCTGGCCGTCCCGCTGGCCGTGCTCGGCATCATCGCGATCGCGTTCATCAAGAACAAGCCGCTGTCGACCAAGAACGCCGCCGAGGAGCTGCGTGACCGGGCGGAGGAGTCGGCGATCGAGGTCGCGGATGCCGAGGTCGGGGCGTACACCCCCACGGGCAGCATCCGCACGGTCTCCGCGCAGGACGCGGCGCCGTCGACGGGTTCCGTGGCCGTCCTCGAGCGCGAGGACGAGGAGCGGGGCCGCTGA
- a CDS encoding MarR family transcriptional regulator: MAATGTAAAADVDEALAEFQGQLNLMFAKARTLWKESAARVHPELQPSGYKLLTFVARSEGTNAHQLAECFEMDKSVVSRQVRMLEDLGLLESRPDEHDGRLRVLTATAEASAALAAVRADHAERMRAAMIELEPGEIEVASKVFRVLAEA, from the coding sequence ATGGCCGCCACCGGCACGGCGGCCGCGGCCGACGTCGACGAGGCACTCGCGGAGTTCCAGGGTCAGCTGAACCTGATGTTCGCGAAGGCCCGCACGCTGTGGAAGGAGTCTGCGGCTCGAGTGCATCCCGAGCTGCAGCCCTCCGGCTACAAGCTGCTGACATTCGTCGCCCGCTCGGAAGGCACGAATGCGCATCAGCTCGCGGAGTGCTTCGAGATGGACAAGTCGGTCGTCAGCCGTCAGGTGCGGATGCTGGAGGACCTGGGTCTTCTGGAGTCGCGCCCCGACGAGCACGACGGCCGGCTGCGGGTGCTGACGGCGACCGCTGAGGCTTCGGCGGCGCTCGCCGCCGTCCGTGCCGATCACGCCGAGCGAATGCGTGCGGCGATGATCGAGCTGGAGCCCGGCGAGATCGAGGTGGCCTCGAAGGTGTTCCGCGTCCTCGCGGAGGCGTGA
- a CDS encoding MarR family winged helix-turn-helix transcriptional regulator, with translation MSLPSDAPDERPELDQAVARVEHELGRLFARIRVGWREAAATVHPDLPPLGYQVLTSIASGKANTASALVERLQTDKSGVSRLVRQLEELGLVESVRDPDDGRARLLVATDLARDRIAIARAKYEGRLGERLRGWSAADLDHFAELLDALGR, from the coding sequence ATGAGCCTCCCCTCCGATGCGCCAGACGAGCGACCCGAGCTCGACCAGGCCGTCGCCCGCGTCGAGCATGAGCTCGGCCGCCTGTTCGCACGCATCCGGGTGGGCTGGCGCGAGGCCGCAGCGACCGTGCATCCCGATCTGCCGCCGCTGGGCTACCAGGTGCTCACCTCGATCGCGAGCGGCAAGGCGAACACGGCGAGTGCGCTCGTCGAGCGGCTGCAGACCGACAAGTCCGGTGTGAGCCGGCTGGTGCGGCAGCTCGAGGAGCTGGGACTGGTCGAGAGCGTGCGCGATCCGGACGACGGCCGTGCCCGACTGCTCGTGGCGACCGACCTCGCCAGGGACCGCATCGCGATCGCGCGCGCGAAGTACGAGGGCCGGCTCGGCGAGCGGCTGCGCGGCTGGTCCGCCGCGGACCTCGATCACTTCGCAGAGCTGCTCGACGCCCTGGGGCGCTGA
- a CDS encoding TetR/AcrR family transcriptional regulator: MPKISESRREERRRTILEAALRCFVRTGYQQTSMADIITESGLSTGAIYSYFPSKRELIRGVAVLVIGDRQTELAVAASEHPVGPAEIAKLLIDGVRKHAPVQALVQVWSEATVDAELRGLIQETIGGMRDTIATTLEPWAEQHPERLPEGADPAAWARDVTPVVLALIPGFALQRTMFDDFDEERYLVGVTELLRR, encoded by the coding sequence ATGCCGAAGATCAGCGAGAGCAGGCGCGAGGAACGACGCCGGACGATCCTCGAAGCGGCGCTGCGGTGCTTCGTCCGCACCGGTTATCAGCAGACGTCGATGGCGGACATCATCACCGAATCGGGGCTGTCGACCGGTGCGATCTACAGCTACTTCCCCAGCAAGCGCGAACTCATCCGCGGCGTCGCGGTGCTCGTCATCGGCGACCGGCAGACCGAGCTCGCGGTCGCGGCATCCGAGCATCCTGTCGGACCCGCCGAGATCGCGAAGCTGCTCATCGACGGCGTGCGCAAGCACGCCCCCGTACAGGCGCTCGTGCAGGTCTGGTCGGAGGCGACGGTCGACGCCGAGCTGCGCGGACTCATCCAGGAGACCATCGGCGGCATGCGCGACACCATCGCGACCACCCTCGAGCCGTGGGCTGAGCAGCATCCTGAGCGGCTGCCGGAGGGCGCCGACCCGGCGGCATGGGCACGCGACGTGACACCGGTCGTGCTCGCGCTCATCCCCGGGTTCGCCCTGCAGCGCACGATGTTCGACGACTTCGACGAGGAGCGCTACCTCGTCGGCGTCACGGAGCTGCTTCGGCGCTGA
- a CDS encoding Gfo/Idh/MocA family protein, giving the protein MATREIGIIMNGVSGRMGYRQHLVRSILAIRDQGGIELSDGTRVTVKPILVGRSEAKLAELAAKHGIDDYTTDLDAALADPQWEIYADFLVTKARATAIRKAIAAGKAIYTEKPTAESLDEAVELARLADEAGVKTGVVHDKLYLPGLQKLKRLIDSGFFGRILSVRGEFGYWVFEGDWQPAQRPSWNYRTEDGGGIITDMFPHWNYVLENLFGEVKSVYAQAAVHIADRWDEKGEHYTATAEDAAYGIFELDGGIVAEINSSWTVRVNRDELVEFQVDGTHGSAVVGLFGAKIQPRNATPKPVWNPDLEDTHDYDADWQNVPTNDVFLNGFRQQWEEYLESYVLGTDYPFDLMAGARGVQFAEAGLASSAEGRKVAIEKLSL; this is encoded by the coding sequence ATGGCGACTCGCGAGATCGGCATCATCATGAACGGCGTCTCCGGACGCATGGGCTACCGGCAGCACCTGGTGCGCTCGATCCTCGCGATCCGCGACCAGGGCGGCATCGAGCTCTCGGACGGCACCCGTGTCACGGTCAAGCCGATCCTCGTCGGCCGCAGCGAGGCCAAGCTCGCCGAGCTCGCCGCGAAGCACGGCATCGACGACTACACCACCGACCTCGATGCGGCCCTCGCCGATCCGCAGTGGGAGATCTACGCGGACTTCCTCGTCACCAAGGCGCGCGCCACCGCCATCCGCAAGGCGATTGCCGCAGGCAAGGCGATCTACACCGAGAAGCCGACCGCCGAGTCGCTCGACGAGGCCGTCGAGCTGGCGCGCCTCGCTGACGAGGCCGGCGTGAAGACCGGTGTCGTGCACGACAAGCTCTACCTGCCCGGCCTTCAGAAGCTGAAGCGCCTGATCGACTCCGGCTTCTTCGGCCGCATCCTCTCGGTGCGCGGCGAGTTCGGCTACTGGGTCTTCGAGGGCGACTGGCAGCCCGCGCAGCGGCCCAGCTGGAACTACCGCACCGAGGACGGCGGCGGCATCATCACCGACATGTTCCCGCACTGGAACTACGTGCTCGAGAACCTGTTCGGCGAGGTGAAGAGCGTCTACGCCCAGGCCGCCGTGCACATCGCCGACCGCTGGGACGAGAAGGGCGAGCACTACACCGCCACCGCCGAGGACGCGGCGTACGGCATCTTCGAGCTGGACGGCGGCATCGTCGCTGAGATCAACTCCTCCTGGACCGTGCGCGTGAACCGCGATGAGCTGGTCGAGTTCCAGGTCGACGGCACGCACGGCTCGGCCGTGGTCGGCCTGTTCGGCGCGAAGATCCAGCCCCGCAACGCCACCCCGAAGCCGGTGTGGAACCCCGACCTCGAGGACACCCACGACTACGACGCCGACTGGCAGAACGTGCCCACCAACGACGTGTTCCTGAACGGGTTCCGTCAGCAGTGGGAGGAGTACCTGGAGTCGTATGTGCTGGGTACCGACTACCCGTTCGACCTGATGGCCGGCGCCCGCGGCGTGCAGTTCGCCGAGGCCGGCCTCGCGTCCAGCGCCGAGGGCCGCAAGGTCGCGATCGAGAAGCTGTCGCTCTGA